In the genome of Girardinichthys multiradiatus isolate DD_20200921_A chromosome 7, DD_fGirMul_XY1, whole genome shotgun sequence, one region contains:
- the atp6ap2 gene encoding renin receptor: protein MLCSVVTSGQLTLAVRWRKMSVTTYQKMKAGFTLGFALCCLFSAGVSGDSFTVLQAPEFVSFQKGDWPVSGEKVPDVVALTMGFSVQEDLMWPGLQAGPLFQRPRANVLVVVRGIDSLSLPQAVASYPLENPVPFTLDGVAETVHSLFSEYTPVVLQLAPSEERLYMLGKANAVFEDLPVTLQQIRARLSQDGSVLTSLPLNSLSRNSEADLLFLSEVQVLHDITALLQRHRHLAKDFSPDLYSLELSGLEELSRLYGNDSPQYRDATAILASVLQKFGEDMYRLYGNRAMVEVVTVKTFEAPLTRKSRSILESKQISNPGSPYNLAYKYNFQYAVIFNIVLWLMIALALAVIVISYNLWNMDPGYDSIIYRMTNQKIRMD, encoded by the exons ATGCTTTGTTCTGTTGTGACGTCAGGTCAGCTGACCCTTGCTGTTCGCTGGAGGAAGATGTCGGTGACGACCTACCAAAAGATGAAGGCCGGTTTTACCTTGGGGTTTGCTCTCTGCTGTCTTTTCTCAGCAG GTGTTAGTGGGGACAGCTTCACAGTCCTTCAGGCTCCGGAGTTTGTGTCTTTTCAGAAAGGCGACTGGCCAGTTTCTGGAGAGAAAGTCCCTGATGTGGTGGCTCTGACTATGGGCTTCTCTGTCCAAGAG GATCTGATGTGGCCTGGCCTCCAGGCTGGTCCATTGTTCCAGCGTCCCCGGGCCAATGTGTTAGTGGTGGTCAGAGGAATCGACAGCCTGTCTCTGCCTCAGGCTGTGGCCTCTTACCCCCTGGAAAAT CCAGTACCCTTCACTCTGGATGGTGTTGCAGAGACGGTCCACTCTTTGTTTTCTGAGTACACGCCTGTGGTGCTACAACTGGCTCCAAGTGAGGag CGCCTGTACATGCTTGGCAAGGCCAATGCTGTGTTTGAGGACCTTCCAGTGACCTTACAGCAGATCCGTGCTCGCCTGTCCCAGGATGGCTCTGTGCTGACTTCTCTTCCCCTCAACTCTCTTAGCAGAAATTCTGAA GCTGATTTACTCTTCCTGTCTGAGGTTCAAGTATTGCATGATATCACCGCTCTG CTCCAGAggcacagacatttggccaagGACTTCTCCCCTGACCTGTACTCTCTGGAGCTGTCTGGCTTGGAGGAGCTAAGTCGTCTTTACGGCAATGACTCTCCTCAGTACCGCGATGCAACAGCCATTCTTGCTTCTGTGCTCCAGAAG TTTGGAGAGGACATGTATCGACTCTATGGCAACAGGGCTATGGTGGAGGTTGTTACTGTCAAAACATTTGAAGCTCCTTTGACCAGAAAGTCTCGTTCAATCCTGGAATCTAAACAGATT agTAACCCGGGCAGTCCTTACAACCTGGCCTACAAGTACAACTTTCAGTACGCTGTGATCTTCAACATCGTGCTCTGGTTGATGATCGCTCTGGCCCTGGCCGTCATCGTCATTTCTTACAACCTGTGGAACATGGACCCAGGATATGACAGCATCATCTACAGGATGACCAATCAGAAGATCAGGATGGACTAG